Proteins from a genomic interval of Desulfuromonadaceae bacterium:
- a CDS encoding ABC transporter permease yields the protein MRAANILHLGIKELRSLLRDPMMIVIIVYAFTFGIYAFAKAIPDTLHKAPIAVVDEDRSQLSARITDAFFPPLFTEPVLISQTEMDARMNAGLDIFALNIPPNFQQDVLAGREPTIQLNVDATRMSQALVGSGYIQTITDSEIREFVLGYRPDEAPQIDLALRIRFNSQLNKFWFSAVMELINNITMLSIVLTGAALIREREHGTVEHLLVMPITPFEIMAGKVWSMALVVLSISACSLIFVIKGILSVPIAGSITLFLVGTALHLFASTSLGIFLGTLVRSMPQLGLLLMLVLLPLQILSGSTTPRESMPEFIQHIMLAAPNTHFVMLAQAILYRGAGFEVVWAQFLALLLIGAGLFSLSLARFRKTIGTVG from the coding sequence ATGCGCGCCGCCAACATTCTGCATCTCGGCATCAAGGAGCTGCGCAGCCTGCTGCGCGACCCCATGATGATCGTGATCATTGTCTATGCGTTTACCTTTGGCATTTACGCCTTTGCCAAGGCCATTCCCGATACTTTGCACAAGGCGCCCATTGCCGTCGTCGACGAGGACCGTTCCCAACTGTCCGCCCGCATCACCGACGCTTTTTTCCCTCCGCTCTTTACCGAGCCGGTGTTGATTTCCCAGACTGAGATGGATGCCCGCATGAACGCCGGTCTCGACATCTTCGCCCTCAACATCCCGCCCAACTTCCAGCAGGATGTGTTAGCCGGACGAGAGCCCACCATTCAGCTCAATGTGGACGCCACCCGAATGAGTCAGGCCCTTGTCGGGAGCGGCTATATCCAGACAATCACCGACAGCGAAATAAGGGAATTTGTTCTGGGATATCGGCCGGATGAGGCTCCTCAAATTGATCTTGCCCTACGGATACGCTTCAATTCCCAGCTGAACAAATTCTGGTTCAGCGCGGTGATGGAACTCATCAACAACATCACCATGCTCTCTATAGTGCTCACCGGAGCTGCATTGATCCGAGAACGGGAGCATGGTACGGTGGAGCATCTGTTGGTGATGCCGATTACTCCCTTCGAGATCATGGCCGGCAAGGTGTGGTCCATGGCGCTGGTGGTGCTGAGCATCTCGGCCTGCTCTCTGATATTTGTCATTAAGGGGATCCTCTCCGTTCCCATCGCAGGCTCGATCACCCTTTTTCTGGTTGGCACCGCCCTGCATCTCTTTGCCTCCACCTCCCTGGGGATCTTTCTCGGCACCCTGGTCCGTTCCATGCCGCAGCTTGGTCTGCTGTTGATGCTGGTGCTGTTGCCGCTGCAGATCCTCTCCGGCTCCACAACACCCAGGGAAAGCATGCCGGAGTTTATCCAGCACATCATGCTGGCCGCGCCGAACACCCATTTCGTCATGCTGGCCCAAGCCATCCTCTACCGTGGAGCTGGTTTTGAGGTTGTCTGGGCGCAATTTCTTGCTCTTTTGCTGATCGGCGCCGGCTTATTTTCCCTTTCTCTGGCACGGTTCCGTAAAACTATCGGAACCGTTGGATGA
- the rbbA gene encoding ribosome-associated ATPase/putative transporter RbbA, producing MSEDPVEVAAKGQATAPGATVARLEGVGLRYGKVRALIDVSLDIPAGCMVGLIGPDGVGKSSLLALIAGARQIQSGRVEVFGVDMANARSRRRILPRIAFMPQGLGKNLYPTLSVFENLDFFARLFGHDRPERRRRITELTQATGLAPFVDRPVGKLSGGMKQKLGLCCALIHDPDLLILDEPTTGVDPLSRRQFWELIGGIRAALPTMSVLVATAYMEEAARFDTLAAMDAGSILATGRPEELLRRTGTESLEAAFIALLPEEKRRRHRGKAIPPLDAEAGDETAIEAKDLTMRFGDFTAVDHVSFRIRRGEIFGFLGSNGCGKTTTMKMLTGLLPPTEGRAWLFGRELDPRDLDTRRRVGYMSQSFSLYSELSVEQNLRLHARLFEVPPQEIDQRSEEIAARFGLLEVLDKLPDALPLGVRQRLSLAVAMIHKPEMLILDEPTSGVDPVMRDAFWESLGELSRRDGVTIFISTHFMNEAERCDRISLMHAGRVLAVGAPAELAGRHGTGTLEDAFVAYLKAAVGETNAGEDGGIPAREKRPIMQEGESSHSGNELAGFSRFFDPRRMASYARRETLELMRDPIRLTLSLLGSVILMLVISYGITLDVENITVAVLDRDQTTVSRDYTLNIAGSRYFSEKAPIRDYQDLDWRMRAGKLALAIEIPPGFARDLSRGRPVSIGAWVDGAMPMRAETIQGYVRGMHAQWLTRKAREAGRGGALSSLVNIETRFRYNPDIKSMVAMVPAIIPLLLMLIPAILAALSVVREKELGSIVNLYVTPVTRLEFLLGKQIPYVALSMINFLLLTVLAVTFLGVPVKGSFMTLLCAALLYVIASTAFGLVMSTFTRSQVAAMFGTFVLSILPAVHFSGMIDPVSSLEGLGAMIGKGYPTTHFMTIARGTFSKGLGFADLHAAFVPLLIAGPVLIGLGAILLRKQEH from the coding sequence ATGAGCGAGGATCCTGTCGAGGTTGCCGCAAAAGGGCAGGCGACCGCCCCTGGCGCCACGGTCGCACGCCTTGAAGGTGTCGGCCTGCGTTATGGCAAGGTGCGGGCGCTCATCGATGTCAGTCTCGATATCCCGGCGGGCTGCATGGTCGGTCTCATCGGACCGGACGGGGTGGGTAAGTCCAGCCTTCTGGCGCTGATCGCCGGAGCGCGCCAGATTCAGAGCGGCCGGGTCGAGGTGTTCGGCGTCGACATGGCCAATGCGCGCAGCCGCCGGAGGATCCTGCCGCGTATCGCTTTCATGCCCCAGGGCCTGGGTAAAAACCTCTACCCGACCCTGTCTGTGTTTGAAAACCTCGACTTCTTCGCCCGTCTTTTCGGCCATGACCGGCCGGAGCGGCGACGGCGGATCACGGAGCTGACTCAGGCAACGGGACTCGCGCCCTTCGTTGATCGCCCGGTCGGCAAACTTTCGGGCGGCATGAAGCAGAAGCTCGGACTTTGTTGCGCGTTGATTCATGATCCGGACCTGTTGATCCTGGATGAACCGACCACCGGCGTCGATCCGCTGTCAAGACGCCAATTCTGGGAGTTGATCGGCGGTATCCGTGCAGCGCTCCCCACGATGAGCGTGCTGGTGGCCACCGCCTACATGGAGGAAGCGGCGCGTTTCGACACGTTGGCGGCCATGGACGCGGGCAGCATACTGGCCACCGGACGGCCGGAGGAGCTGCTCCGGCGAACCGGAACCGAATCGCTGGAAGCCGCCTTCATCGCCCTGCTGCCGGAGGAGAAGCGCCGCAGGCACCGCGGGAAGGCGATCCCGCCGCTGGACGCCGAAGCCGGCGACGAAACGGCGATCGAGGCCAAGGACCTGACCATGCGCTTCGGCGACTTCACGGCGGTGGATCATGTGAGTTTCCGCATCCGCCGGGGCGAAATTTTCGGTTTTCTGGGTTCCAACGGCTGCGGCAAGACCACCACCATGAAAATGCTGACCGGCCTTCTGCCACCTACCGAAGGGCGTGCCTGGCTGTTCGGCCGGGAGCTGGACCCGCGTGACCTGGATACCCGCCGGCGGGTCGGCTACATGTCCCAGTCGTTTTCCCTCTATTCCGAGCTTTCGGTTGAGCAGAACCTTCGGTTGCATGCGCGTCTGTTCGAAGTGCCCCCGCAAGAGATCGACCAACGCAGCGAAGAAATCGCCGCCCGTTTCGGTCTGCTCGAGGTGTTGGACAAACTGCCCGACGCCTTGCCGCTGGGTGTGCGTCAGCGTCTGTCGCTGGCCGTGGCCATGATTCACAAGCCGGAGATGCTGATCCTGGACGAGCCCACCTCGGGAGTGGACCCGGTAATGCGTGACGCTTTCTGGGAGTCCCTGGGAGAGCTCTCGCGGCGTGACGGGGTGACTATCTTCATCTCGACGCACTTCATGAACGAGGCGGAGCGTTGTGACCGTATTTCGTTGATGCACGCAGGCCGGGTGCTCGCCGTCGGCGCCCCCGCCGAGCTTGCCGGCCGGCATGGAACCGGCACCCTGGAAGACGCCTTCGTCGCCTACCTGAAAGCTGCCGTGGGCGAGACAAATGCCGGGGAAGACGGCGGGATTCCGGCCAGGGAAAAAAGGCCGATCATGCAAGAGGGGGAATCCTCGCACTCCGGCAACGAACTTGCCGGTTTCTCGCGTTTCTTCGATCCCCGGCGCATGGCGAGTTACGCCCGGCGTGAAACCCTGGAACTGATGCGCGATCCCATTCGCCTGACGCTCTCCCTCTTGGGCAGCGTCATTCTGATGCTGGTGATTAGCTACGGCATCACCCTGGATGTAGAAAATATTACCGTCGCCGTGTTGGATCGGGACCAGACCACCGTCAGCCGCGATTACACCCTGAATATCGCCGGCTCCCGCTATTTCAGCGAAAAAGCCCCAATCCGTGATTATCAAGACCTGGATTGGCGGATGCGCGCCGGCAAGCTCGCCCTGGCCATAGAGATCCCCCCTGGATTTGCCCGCGATCTTTCCCGTGGCCGGCCGGTTTCGATAGGCGCCTGGGTTGACGGCGCCATGCCCATGCGGGCAGAAACCATCCAAGGGTATGTGCGGGGCATGCATGCGCAGTGGCTGACGCGAAAGGCGCGTGAGGCCGGGCGCGGCGGGGCGCTGAGCAGCCTGGTGAACATCGAGACCCGCTTTCGCTACAACCCGGATATCAAAAGTATGGTGGCGATGGTGCCGGCAATTATTCCCCTGCTGTTGATGCTGATTCCGGCCATATTGGCTGCGCTGTCGGTGGTGCGGGAAAAGGAACTGGGCTCCATCGTCAATCTCTACGTCACCCCGGTAACCCGGCTGGAGTTTCTGCTCGGCAAACAGATTCCCTACGTGGCTTTGTCGATGATCAACTTTCTGCTCCTCACCGTCCTGGCTGTCACCTTTCTCGGGGTACCGGTCAAAGGTAGTTTCATGACCTTGTTATGCGCAGCACTACTGTACGTGATTGCATCGACTGCCTTTGGGCTGGTAATGTCGACATTTACCCGCAGCCAGGTCGCCGCCATGTTCGGGACCTTTGTACTGTCAATTCTGCCGGCCGTACACTTCTCCGGTATGATTGATCCGGTCTCCTCGCTTGAAGGACTGGGTGCAATGATCGGCAAAGGCTACCCAACCACCCATTTTATGACCATTGCCCGCGGCACCTTTTCCAAAGGGCTCGGTTTTGCTGATCTTCACGCAGCTTTTGTCCCTCTATTGATTGCCGGCCCGGTACTGATCGGCCTTGGGGCAATTCTGCTCAGAAAACAGGAGCACTGA
- a CDS encoding HlyD family efflux transporter periplasmic adaptor subunit produces the protein MRALLLGVAAVAALLLWRYFQSDGLEGSIASGNGRIEAVEINIATPRAGRVKEIFADEGDNVPAGKILAKMDTAVVEAQKRETLARLRQAENSVRIANSQVVQRQSEKTAAQAVVSQRVAEVEVARIRLERSRSLVADKAVSQQKFDDDRAAFLSAEAALRAAEADVATTDAAIATARSQVLGAQADVEATRAMLERIQADLDDSVLKAPREGRVQYRVAQPGEVLASGGTVLNMIDLTDVYMTFFLPTKAAGRVALGTEARLVLDAAAQYVIPAEISFVAAEAQFTPKTVETTEERLKLMFRVKARIDPALLRRHLRQVKTGLPGMAYVRLDATVDWPPELQVRVP, from the coding sequence ATGAGGGCGCTGCTTCTTGGCGTGGCAGCGGTAGCGGCTCTGTTGCTTTGGCGTTATTTCCAGAGTGACGGACTGGAAGGGAGTATCGCCAGTGGCAACGGACGCATTGAGGCGGTGGAAATTAATATCGCCACGCCGAGAGCCGGACGGGTCAAGGAGATTTTTGCGGACGAAGGCGATAACGTTCCGGCCGGGAAGATTCTGGCCAAAATGGACACCGCCGTTGTAGAGGCTCAGAAAAGAGAGACATTGGCCCGCTTGCGCCAGGCTGAGAACTCGGTGCGGATCGCCAACAGCCAGGTCGTGCAGCGCCAAAGCGAGAAAACGGCAGCGCAGGCAGTGGTCTCGCAACGCGTGGCCGAAGTCGAGGTGGCCCGGATACGGTTGGAGCGGTCGCGATCGCTGGTCGCCGACAAGGCCGTTTCCCAGCAGAAATTCGACGACGATCGTGCCGCTTTTCTCAGCGCCGAAGCCGCGTTGCGTGCTGCCGAGGCTGATGTCGCAACGACGGATGCGGCCATTGCCACGGCCAGATCGCAGGTGCTTGGCGCCCAAGCCGATGTGGAGGCGACCCGGGCGATGCTTGAGCGAATCCAGGCTGACCTTGACGACAGCGTGCTGAAGGCGCCGCGGGAAGGACGGGTGCAATACCGGGTGGCCCAGCCCGGCGAGGTGCTGGCCTCCGGCGGCACTGTCCTGAACATGATCGACCTCACCGATGTCTACATGACCTTCTTCCTGCCGACGAAAGCGGCCGGACGGGTCGCACTGGGTACCGAAGCGCGTCTCGTGCTCGATGCCGCCGCGCAATACGTCATCCCGGCCGAGATCTCGTTCGTCGCCGCCGAGGCCCAGTTCACCCCGAAAACGGTGGAGACAACGGAAGAACGCCTGAAGCTGATGTTCCGGGTCAAGGCGCGGATCGATCCGGCGCTGCTGCGCCGGCACCTGCGTCAGGTCAAGACCGGCCTGCCGGGCATGGCCTATGTGCGACTTGATGCCACGGTGGACTGGCCGCCGGAACTGCAGGTAAGGGTGCCTTAA
- a CDS encoding MarR family transcriptional regulator: MPLNRAICLLARDIQNVADRILRSYDVTSEQLYVMQCLAEGDTWYPQREICRRTKKKPANVTRIVDRLESKPLVSRKTSPLDRRVYIVMWRESP; this comes from the coding sequence ATGCCGTTAAACCGGGCGATTTGTTTGTTGGCCCGGGACATCCAGAATGTCGCGGATCGAATTCTCAGGTCCTATGACGTGACCTCGGAACAACTGTATGTGATGCAATGCTTGGCGGAGGGAGATACCTGGTATCCCCAACGGGAAATCTGCCGCCGAACCAAGAAGAAACCGGCGAATGTCACCAGAATCGTGGATCGTCTTGAAAGTAAGCCCCTGGTTTCCAGGAAGACGAGTCCCCTGGACCGCCGGGTTTATATAGTCATGTGGCGCGAATCGCCATGA
- a CDS encoding TetR/AcrR family transcriptional regulator: MQSIIPESKAKILKAAIPLFAEAGFNGVSMRSLATEVGLNPATLYHHFQDKHTLYMAAMSFAFARRAETLSVALSAEAPPEERLKKFVEAFCRLIHDDPDFNKLIQREILAGDNKRLQLLARQVFHEFSTSLLSLCGELAPGFDSHMLAISIVGLVVYHYQITPLRQHLLGRSPDHDFPEKVATHVVRLLLGGVKGGELQLE; encoded by the coding sequence ATGCAATCAATCATTCCGGAAAGCAAAGCCAAAATCCTGAAAGCCGCTATCCCTCTTTTTGCCGAAGCCGGCTTCAATGGCGTTTCCATGCGCAGCCTGGCCACCGAAGTCGGTTTGAATCCGGCAACCCTCTATCATCATTTTCAGGACAAGCATACTCTCTACATGGCAGCCATGTCTTTTGCGTTTGCCAGGAGAGCCGAGACATTATCGGTGGCTCTCAGCGCGGAGGCACCCCCCGAGGAGCGGCTAAAAAAGTTTGTCGAGGCTTTTTGCCGGCTCATTCATGACGACCCGGATTTCAACAAATTGATCCAGCGGGAAATATTGGCGGGGGATAACAAGCGCCTGCAACTGCTGGCGCGCCAGGTTTTTCATGAATTTTCCACCTCGCTCCTTTCCCTTTGCGGTGAGCTCGCCCCCGGCTTTGACTCACATATGCTGGCCATTTCCATCGTCGGCCTGGTGGTTTACCACTACCAGATTACTCCCCTGCGGCAGCATCTATTGGGTAGATCGCCGGACCATGATTTCCCGGAAAAGGTCGCTACGCATGTGGTGCGCCTGTTGCTGGGAGGGGTTAAAGGTGGAGAATTGCAACTCGAATGA
- a CDS encoding efflux transporter outer membrane subunit, whose product MNRRLAILLTGIGLVAGGCSLAPEYLRPEAPIPAEWPRGEAYQTIPESPVASDLSRQAFFTDGKLQKVIGIALENNRELRLAAQNVLRARALYGVQRAELLPALQATGEGGKQGLSADFVKPGDSRTREQYNLKLGIASWEIDFFGRIRSLKDQALEEYLATAEAGRSAEIALVAEVARVYLTLAADRENLQLVRSTLETQQAAYRLVQKQYDTGLANELDLRRAQIPVETARGSVALYTQLVALGQNALNLLAGIPVPDELLPVDLESVAPPAEISAGLSSETLLRRPDIMAAEHRLKGAYAFVGAARAAFFPRIALTTTVGTASDGLSGLFGSGTGTWSFTPQVVAPIFDARVWSAFRVSQSDREIILTRYENAIQNAFREVADALAVQETIDRRIAAQLSLVTATAATYRLADIRYTAGIDSYLGVLDAQRSHFAARQVLVALRLAKLANRVRLYTVMGGGLSEKSYEPDVYRKSDKQPE is encoded by the coding sequence ATGAACAGACGATTAGCAATTTTGCTGACCGGCATCGGTCTTGTCGCCGGGGGCTGTTCCCTGGCCCCCGAATACCTGCGGCCGGAAGCGCCGATCCCGGCTGAGTGGCCGCGGGGCGAGGCATACCAGACCATACCCGAATCGCCGGTTGCCTCGGACCTCAGCCGTCAGGCGTTTTTTACCGACGGAAAGCTGCAAAAAGTCATCGGCATCGCCCTGGAAAATAACCGGGAACTGCGGCTGGCCGCCCAGAACGTGTTACGGGCACGGGCTCTCTATGGCGTGCAACGGGCCGAGCTGTTGCCCGCGCTTCAGGCGACCGGCGAGGGGGGCAAACAAGGCCTGTCAGCGGATTTTGTCAAACCAGGGGATTCCCGGACACGCGAGCAGTACAACCTTAAGCTGGGGATAGCTTCCTGGGAGATTGATTTTTTCGGACGGATCCGCAGCTTGAAAGATCAGGCCCTGGAGGAGTATCTGGCAACCGCAGAGGCCGGACGGAGCGCCGAGATTGCATTGGTGGCCGAGGTCGCCCGCGTGTATCTGACCCTTGCCGCGGACCGGGAGAATCTGCAACTGGTCCGGTCCACCCTGGAAACACAGCAGGCAGCTTACCGTTTGGTGCAGAAACAGTATGACACGGGCCTTGCCAACGAACTGGATCTGCGGCGGGCACAGATACCGGTGGAGACGGCGCGGGGAAGCGTCGCCCTTTACACGCAACTGGTGGCCCTGGGCCAAAACGCTTTAAACCTCCTCGCCGGCATTCCGGTCCCGGATGAACTGTTGCCGGTTGACCTCGAAAGTGTCGCCCCGCCCGCGGAAATTTCCGCGGGATTGTCTTCCGAAACCCTCTTGCGGAGGCCTGACATCATGGCCGCGGAGCATCGACTCAAGGGAGCATATGCCTTTGTCGGCGCGGCCCGGGCCGCCTTTTTCCCCCGGATTGCACTGACAACCACGGTGGGGACGGCCAGTGACGGCCTCTCCGGTCTTTTCGGTTCCGGAACGGGTACCTGGAGTTTCACGCCACAGGTCGTGGCGCCTATTTTCGACGCCCGTGTCTGGTCGGCGTTCAGGGTCAGCCAGTCCGATCGGGAAATTATCCTCACCCGGTACGAAAATGCCATCCAGAATGCTTTCCGGGAAGTAGCCGATGCCCTTGCCGTGCAGGAGACGATAGACCGGCGGATCGCAGCCCAGCTCTCCCTGGTTACCGCGACCGCGGCAACCTATCGTCTCGCCGACATACGCTATACGGCAGGAATTGACAGTTACCTCGGGGTCCTTGACGCGCAACGCTCTCACTTTGCCGCCCGGCAGGTGCTGGTGGCGTTGCGCCTGGCCAAACTCGCCAACCGGGTGCGGCTTTACACTGTGATGGGGGGCGGACTATCCGAAAAAAGTTACGAACCTGATGTATATCGAAAAAGCGACAAGCAACCCGAATGA